One Pocillopora verrucosa isolate sample1 chromosome 10, ASM3666991v2, whole genome shotgun sequence genomic window carries:
- the LOC131782136 gene encoding cytochrome P450 3A24-like: MGITSQTSSILDPSIIFSVVIALLLITYWYGTRAFSVLSRLNVPGPKPLPFVGNLLEVHKYGSVHLMMSEYVRKYGKVFAVSLGMKPSLVVADPEMLKTIMVKEFSVFHNRMLPTPPPPMNSAVFSARDETWKRIRNILTPSFSARKMKLMVPLIEESCDVLMKKLEEIADTGKTVNIMDWFSMLTLEIIISTAFGIQANVQTDPDETLLTKARQSFRFPFILRIIGRMPLIRTILRLVMRLKGGMGYFGNIALEMIRQRRREGGTSRQDLMQLMLTAHEESTLQGDSKLTDEEIVAQCVAFLLAGHETSMITLSTIAYHLALNPEVQEQLRKAIFQFTEENPEASLYEMSHSIEYLDCVINETQRLSPPAHQLNRECGQDFQIKGISIPRGTEIIIPFYALHHNPEAWPDPERFDPGRFQSPAKDTRHPYQYLPFGAGPRNCIGMRFALMEIKIAIVKILMKFKFERAPETQVPLVMHAGNTLSPRDGVHLRIESI; this comes from the exons ATGGGAATTACAAGCCAAACCTCCAGCATCTTGGATCCCTCCATCATCTTTTCCGTAGTGATTGCGTTGTTGCTAATTACCTACTGGTATGGTACTCGCGCTTTCTCGGTTCTGAGTCGATTGAATGTCCCCGGTCCAAAACCTCTGCCGTTTGTCGGCAATTTACTCGAAGTTCACAAATATGGAAGCGTTCACTTGATGATGTCGGAGTATGTACGAAAATACGGCAAAGTCTTCGCTGTTTCTCTCGGTATGAAGCCATCTTTAGTCGTAGCAGATCCTGAAATGCTGAAAACGATCATGGTCAAAGAGTTTTCTGTGTTTCACAACCGCATGCTTCCAACTCCTCCACCGCCTATGAATTCAGCCGTGTTCTCCGCGCGCGACGAGACGTGGAAGCGGATCCGCAACATCCTGACGCCCTCGTTCAGCGCGCGAAAGATGAAACTGATGGTGCCACTGATAGAGGAATCGTGTGACGTGCTGATGAAGAAACTAGAGGAAATAGCTGATACTG GTAAAACAGTGAACATCATGGACTGGTTCAGCATGCTGACACTGGAAATTATCATCTCTACTGCTTTTGGTATCCAAGCCAATGTACAAACTGATCCAGATGAAACACTCCTGACAAAAGCAAGGCAATCCTTTCGATTCCCCTTTATTCTGCGTATTATAGGCCGTATGCCTCTCATCAGGACAATCCTGCGATTGGTTATGCGTCTGAAAGGAGGGATGGGATATTTTGGAAATATTGCTTTGGAGATGATCCGTCAGCGGCGAAGAGAAGGCGGCACCAGCCGACAGGATCTGATGCAACTCATGTTGACCGCCCATGAAGAGTCCACACTACAGGGTGACAGCAAACTAACAGATGAGGAAATCGTCGCGCAGTGCGTGGCTTTTTTATTGGCTGGTCACGAGACCTCAATGATCACTCTTTCTACCATAGCATACCACTTGGCGTTAAATCCAGAAGTTCAAGAGCAGTTGCGCAAAGCTATTTTCCAGTTCACTGAGGAAAATCCTGAAGCTTCCCTTTACGAGATGTCCCATAGTATCGAGTACTTAGACTGCGTCATCAACGAAACTCAACGACTAAGTCCTCCAGCACATCAGCTGAACCGTGAGTGCGGCCAAGATTTCCAAATCAAGGGTATCTCAATTCCCAGAGGTACAGAGATTATTATTCCTTTCTATGCCCTTCATCATAATCCCGAGGCATGGCCGGACCCGGAGAGGTTTGACCCCGGAAGATTTCAAAGCCCCGCTAAAGATACCCGTCATCCCTACCAGTACCTTCCATTCGGTGCTGGGCCCCGGAATTGCATTGGAATGAGGTTTGCTCTGATGGAAATAAAGATCGCGATAGTGAAAATCCTGATGAAGTTCAAGTTTGAGCGGGCGCCCGAGACACAAGTTCCACTGGTTATGCACGCCGGTAACACTTTATCTCCTCGTGACGGGGTTCACCTAAGGATTGAGTCCATATAG